In Azospirillum ramasamyi, one DNA window encodes the following:
- a CDS encoding cobalt-precorrin-6A reductase → MLSMAPILTGGVGEMVKALILGGTTEATALAKRLAGHPGIDARVSLAGRTKNPVLPPLPTRIGGFGGVEGLAGYLRAEGIGAVIDATHPFAAQISANAAAACALAGVPLRVLTRPAWVAGPGDRWVGVPDMAAAALALRDLGDTVFLTIGRQEVAAFEATPDKRYLIRAVDPPEPLPALPRMSLILDRGPFTVEGELALMRGQGVEAIVSKNSGGRATDAKLEAARALGLPVVMVERPAGNGVAELHGVDAAVGWLEGVG, encoded by the coding sequence ATGCTATCCATGGCGCCGATCCTGACGGGTGGGGTGGGGGAGATGGTCAAGGCGCTTATCCTGGGCGGCACGACGGAGGCGACGGCGCTGGCGAAACGGCTGGCCGGCCATCCCGGCATCGACGCCCGCGTGTCGCTGGCCGGCCGCACGAAGAACCCGGTGCTGCCGCCGCTGCCCACCCGCATCGGCGGCTTCGGCGGGGTGGAGGGGTTGGCCGGCTATCTGCGCGCCGAGGGCATCGGTGCCGTGATCGACGCGACGCACCCCTTTGCAGCGCAGATCTCCGCCAACGCCGCCGCGGCCTGCGCGCTGGCTGGTGTGCCGCTGCGTGTCCTGACCCGGCCGGCCTGGGTGGCGGGACCGGGCGACCGCTGGGTCGGCGTGCCGGACATGGCCGCCGCGGCGCTGGCGTTGCGCGATCTGGGCGACACCGTTTTCCTGACCATCGGCCGGCAGGAGGTCGCGGCCTTCGAGGCGACGCCGGACAAGCGCTACCTGATCCGCGCGGTGGACCCGCCGGAGCCGCTGCCGGCCCTGCCGCGCATGAGCCTGATCCTCGACCGCGGGCCGTTCACCGTGGAGGGCGAGTTGGCGCTGATGCGCGGGCAGGGGGTGGAGGCGATCGTCAGCAAGAACAGCGGCGGACGCGCCACCGACGCCAAGCTGGAGGCCGCGCGCGCGCTGGGCCTGCCGGTGGTGATGGTGGAGCGGCCGGCGGGCAACGGCGTGGCGGAACTGCACGGCGTGGATGCGGCGGTGGGGTGGCTGGAGGGGGTGGGCTGA
- the cobJ gene encoding precorrin-3B C(17)-methyltransferase, with the protein MTGWLKVVGLGPGPEDWLTPEARRDLAEATDLVGYFPYVERVPPGNQLRHASDNRVELDRARFALDLAAQGRRVAVVSGGDPGIFAMAAAIFEALDDPEAPEAWHGVQLSVDPGVSAMQAAAARAGAPLGHDFCAISLSDNLKPWEVVLKRLRLAAEADFVIALYNPISRARPWQLGAAFDALRGIRAHDTPIVLGRAVGRPDEELTVTTLGEVRAEQADMRTLVIIGASHTRFVARADGGRWVYTPRHYRG; encoded by the coding sequence ATGACCGGATGGCTGAAAGTTGTCGGATTGGGGCCCGGTCCCGAGGACTGGCTGACCCCCGAGGCGCGGCGCGATCTGGCCGAGGCCACCGACCTCGTCGGCTATTTCCCCTATGTGGAGCGCGTGCCGCCGGGGAATCAGCTGCGCCACGCCTCCGACAACCGGGTGGAACTGGACCGCGCCCGCTTCGCGCTGGACCTAGCGGCGCAGGGAAGACGGGTGGCGGTGGTGTCGGGCGGCGACCCCGGCATCTTCGCCATGGCCGCCGCCATCTTCGAGGCGCTGGACGATCCCGAGGCGCCCGAAGCGTGGCATGGGGTTCAATTGTCGGTCGATCCCGGGGTTTCCGCCATGCAGGCCGCCGCCGCGCGGGCCGGGGCGCCGCTGGGGCATGATTTCTGCGCCATCTCGCTGTCCGACAACCTCAAGCCGTGGGAGGTGGTGCTGAAGCGCCTGCGTCTGGCGGCGGAGGCGGATTTCGTCATCGCGCTCTACAACCCGATCTCCCGCGCCCGGCCCTGGCAGCTTGGCGCCGCCTTCGACGCCCTGCGCGGCATCCGCGCGCATGACACCCCCATCGTGCTGGGCCGCGCCGTCGGCCGCCCCGACGAGGAACTGACCGTCACCACGCTGGGCGAGGTGCGGGCGGAACAGGCGGACATGCGCACGCTGGTCATCATCGGCGCCTCGCACACCCGCTTCGTCGCGCGGGCGGACGGCGGGCGCTGGGTCTACACGCCCCGGCATTATCGGGGGTGA
- a CDS encoding precorrin-2 C(20)-methyltransferase: protein MSGDTLTLPTPGTLFGVGVGPGDPELMTLKAMRIIGACPVVAYFCKRGTRGQARRIADQAIPPDRIELPMVYPVTVELPPTHPDYGRQIEAFFDESAERIAGHLAAGRSVAVLNEGDPFFYGSFMHLFLRLSGRFATEVIPGVTSMVCSASLLPRPLTLRDDVLSVIPGTLDEESLVRALTAADACVVMKLGQNLPKVRRAIAAAGLAERAWYVERASMEEQRFMPFLEAPDVAPYFSQIVIPGEGRRG, encoded by the coding sequence ATGAGCGGCGATACCCTCACCCTCCCCACCCCCGGCACCCTGTTCGGCGTCGGCGTCGGCCCCGGCGACCCGGAACTGATGACGCTGAAGGCAATGCGCATCATCGGCGCCTGCCCGGTCGTCGCCTATTTCTGCAAGCGCGGCACCCGGGGCCAGGCCCGCCGCATCGCGGATCAGGCCATTCCGCCCGACCGGATCGAACTGCCGATGGTCTATCCGGTGACGGTGGAGCTGCCGCCGACCCACCCGGACTATGGCCGCCAGATCGAAGCCTTCTTCGACGAGTCCGCCGAGCGCATCGCCGGGCATCTCGCCGCCGGCCGCTCCGTCGCGGTGCTGAACGAGGGGGATCCGTTCTTCTACGGCTCCTTCATGCATCTGTTCCTGCGGCTGTCCGGCCGTTTCGCGACGGAGGTCATTCCCGGCGTCACCAGCATGGTGTGCAGCGCCTCGCTGCTGCCGCGCCCGCTGACCCTGCGCGACGACGTGCTGTCGGTGATCCCCGGCACGCTGGACGAGGAGTCGCTGGTCCGCGCGCTGACCGCCGCCGATGCCTGCGTGGTGATGAAGCTGGGCCAGAATTTGCCCAAGGTCCGCCGCGCCATCGCCGCCGCCGGGCTGGCCGAGCGCGCATGGTATGTGGAACGCGCCAGCATGGAGGAACAGCGCTTCATGCCCTTCCTGGAGGCGCCGGACGTCGCCCCCTATTTCTCCCAGATCGTCATTCCGGGCGAGGGCAGGCGGGGATGA
- a CDS encoding precorrin-8X methylmutase has translation MPEPLYDYIRDGAAIYRQSFATIRAEADLSAIPDDLKPVAVRVIHACGMVDAAGDLLFSADVGAAARAALRSGAPILCDSEMVAHGVTRARLPADNPVICTLRDPAVPDLAKSLGNTRSAAALDLWGDRLGGSVVAIGNAPTALFYLLEMLAAGAPKPAAILGFPVGFVGAMESKEALAENPFGVPYLAIRGRRGGSAMAAAAVNALASDVE, from the coding sequence GTGCCTGAGCCGCTCTACGACTATATCCGCGACGGAGCGGCCATCTACCGCCAGTCCTTCGCCACCATCCGGGCGGAGGCCGACCTGTCCGCCATCCCCGATGACCTGAAGCCGGTGGCGGTGCGCGTCATCCACGCCTGCGGCATGGTCGATGCGGCCGGGGATCTGCTGTTCTCCGCCGATGTCGGCGCCGCCGCCCGCGCCGCCCTGCGATCCGGCGCGCCGATCCTCTGCGACAGCGAAATGGTCGCCCATGGCGTGACCCGCGCCCGCCTGCCGGCCGACAACCCGGTGATCTGCACCCTGCGCGATCCCGCCGTGCCCGATCTGGCCAAAAGCCTCGGCAACACCCGCTCCGCCGCCGCGCTCGACCTGTGGGGCGACCGGCTGGGCGGTTCGGTGGTCGCCATCGGCAATGCGCCGACCGCCCTGTTCTACCTGCTGGAGATGCTGGCGGCCGGTGCGCCGAAGCCCGCGGCGATCCTGGGCTTCCCCGTCGGCTTCGTCGGCGCGATGGAAAGCAAGGAGGCGCTGGCCGAGAACCCCTTCGGCGTGCCCTATCTGGCGATCCGGGGCCGGCGCGGCGGCAGCGCCATGGCCGCCGCCGCCGTCAACGCGCTGGCGAGCGACGTCGAATGA
- the cobG gene encoding precorrin-3B synthase: protein MKPPAANQPRRRGTCPGVLAPMQVGDGFLLRVRVPAGVLPAGHARRIAELGERYGNGLIDLSHRGNLQLRGVPADALDPVTDALRGMGYVSSDAASEAVRNVLCSPTAGLDPAAAMDVRAVARTLDARLAEDKGLHGLPPKFGWLVCGGGIGHLAESSTDIRFDAVDGEWFRVSLGGTLAKAAPLGLCRAADAADAASALGRAFLELRAALPEPPRRMAGLVAAIGTEEIGKRLAPLLSPLAPMERIKGRGTHLMDRFGSAAPPYPDLLPGGEKEQAPAMVTAFPFGRLTSATLAALAAACAEIRISPWRALILVAPSPDAETIAGARGAILSHSDRRLKLTACSGAGGCDVGTTDTHAAALAIADRAGPLLDHVRMVHVSGCAKGCAHPAIADVTLTARDGVYDVALNAKPGDAAPHIGLSPADAVARVAELLTEESTGA from the coding sequence ATGAAGCCCCCTGCCGCCAACCAGCCGAGACGCCGCGGCACCTGCCCCGGCGTGCTGGCGCCGATGCAGGTCGGGGACGGCTTCCTGCTGCGCGTCCGCGTCCCCGCCGGTGTGCTGCCCGCCGGCCATGCCCGCCGCATCGCCGAGTTGGGGGAGCGTTACGGCAACGGCCTGATCGACCTCAGCCATCGCGGCAACCTGCAGCTCCGCGGTGTTCCCGCCGACGCGCTGGACCCGGTGACCGACGCCCTGCGCGGCATGGGCTACGTCTCCAGCGACGCGGCGAGCGAGGCGGTGCGCAACGTCCTGTGCTCCCCCACCGCCGGGCTGGACCCCGCGGCGGCGATGGACGTACGGGCGGTTGCACGTACGCTCGACGCGCGGCTGGCGGAGGATAAGGGGCTGCACGGCCTGCCGCCGAAATTCGGCTGGCTGGTCTGCGGCGGCGGGATCGGCCATCTGGCGGAGAGCAGCACGGACATACGCTTCGACGCGGTGGACGGCGAATGGTTCCGGGTGTCGCTCGGCGGCACGCTGGCGAAGGCCGCGCCGCTGGGCCTGTGCCGGGCGGCGGATGCGGCGGATGCGGCGTCGGCGCTGGGCCGCGCCTTCCTGGAACTGCGCGCCGCCCTGCCGGAGCCGCCGCGCCGCATGGCCGGTCTGGTCGCGGCAATCGGCACCGAAGAAATCGGCAAGCGCCTCGCCCCGCTGCTGTCCCCTCTCGCCCCCATGGAGAGGATCAAGGGGAGGGGGACGCATCTCATGGATCGCTTCGGCTCGGCCGCCCCCCCTTATCCCGACCTTCTCCCCGGGGGGGAAAAGGAGCAAGCCCCGGCAATGGTGACGGCCTTCCCCTTCGGGCGCCTGACCTCCGCCACCCTCGCCGCGCTCGCCGCCGCCTGCGCCGAGATCCGCATCAGCCCCTGGCGCGCCCTGATCCTCGTCGCCCCCTCCCCCGATGCCGAAACCATCGCCGGCGCCCGTGGCGCCATCCTGTCGCACAGCGACCGCCGGCTGAAGCTGACGGCGTGCAGCGGGGCCGGCGGCTGCGATGTCGGAACCACCGACACCCATGCGGCCGCGCTCGCCATCGCCGACCGCGCAGGCCCCTTGCTGGACCATGTGCGAATGGTGCATGTGTCGGGCTGCGCCAAGGGCTGCGCCCATCCCGCCATCGCCGATGTCACCCTGACCGCCCGAGACGGCGTCTATGACGTCGCCCTGAACGCCAAACCCGGTGATGCCGCCCCGCACATCGGCCTGTCTCCCGCCGACGCCGTGGCCCGCGTCGCGGAACTGTTGACCGAGGAGTCCACCGGTGCCTGA
- the cobN gene encoding cobaltochelatase subunit CobN, which translates to MHLLAARQDELDAGPQAEDLGQTPADLVMLSFSDSDLTALASAWRAGRERLPSLRLANLNRLGHPLSVDLYVDTIVAQAKLVVLRLLGGSGYWRYGLDRLSALCRERGIPLAVLSGEAQPDPNLTAYGTVAPEAADRLWRYFTEGGPANMAQLLACASTLAGTPLPHEDPAPVPRFGSYDGWHGPSAPEAPAEAPVAAVVFYRSHLLAGDLAPIHALCDALAARSLAPRPLFVASLKEPDCAAWMRASLTAQDAAVVVNTTAFSAAREDGSPLEANGSPVLQAILSTTPEAGWQASSRGLGPSDLAMNVVLPEMDGRIIARAIAFKAAGEPDPDLQFAAPALRPIPGRVDFTADLAASWVRLSRTARAERRLALVLSDYPGPGGGIGHAVGLDSPASTVAMLRRLSAEGYSLSAIPDTFLDGGAALMAALTAAPTPTLSLADYRRLAPPDLRARIAETWGEPAADPACRDGAFAFRVLSCGNAVVTVQPSRGHGSLTTAQHHDPDTPPSHGYLAFYLWLRHVVDIHALVQIGAHGTLEWLPGKAVALSADCWPEIVGGALPTLYPFIVNNPGEGVQARRRLGAVLVGHLTPPPVDSGLYGELAALENAIDEYSQATGLDPRRLGMLRETILDLAWKSGVAADCNLRPDDDPDAILSRLDAHLCDIKELQIRDGLHVFGHSPTGERRDRLTAAVARSADPAMVAAAVDACGEAEMRALLDGLDGRFVRPGPGGSPARGRADTLPTGRNLYALDPRGVPTPTAWTLGWQAADALITRYLQDHGDWPRRLVVDCWGTPAMRTGGDELAQALALLGVRPIWENGSGRVTGYEIMPAGVLGRPRVDVTLRISGLFRDVFPQQIALFDQAVRAVAGLDEPDDTNPLAATARAEERHLAASGADAADARRWATARIFGAAPGIYGTALSGMIARGDWTARADFGAAYLEGGCHAYGAGMEGVPLPALFRRRVGGADALVHHQDQREHDVLSTDGFMQFEGGFAAAAALEDSEPALYHLDSADPGKLAVRTLAEEIARTLRGRAANPLWIRGMMRHGYRGAAELAAGVDTLFAFAATTDAVRPAHFDLLYDAYIEDSEVWDFLSHANPAAARHIVARMSEALDRGLWHPRRNSTAEDLRRLRETAA; encoded by the coding sequence ATGCACCTGCTCGCCGCCCGCCAGGACGAACTGGACGCCGGCCCCCAGGCGGAAGACCTGGGACAGACGCCCGCCGACCTCGTCATGCTGTCTTTTTCCGACAGCGACCTGACCGCGCTCGCCAGCGCCTGGCGGGCCGGGCGCGAGCGGCTGCCCAGCCTTCGCCTCGCCAACCTCAACCGGCTCGGCCATCCCCTGTCGGTCGATCTCTACGTCGACACCATCGTCGCTCAGGCGAAGCTGGTGGTCCTGCGCCTGCTCGGCGGCAGCGGCTATTGGCGCTACGGCCTCGATCGCCTGTCCGCCCTCTGCCGCGAGCGCGGCATCCCGCTGGCCGTCCTGTCGGGAGAGGCCCAGCCCGACCCGAACCTGACCGCCTACGGCACCGTCGCCCCCGAAGCGGCCGACCGCCTCTGGCGCTATTTCACCGAGGGCGGCCCCGCCAACATGGCCCAACTGCTGGCCTGCGCCTCCACCCTGGCCGGCACGCCCCTGCCCCACGAGGATCCAGCCCCCGTCCCGCGCTTCGGCAGCTATGACGGCTGGCACGGTCCCTCCGCCCCAGAAGCCCCCGCCGAAGCTCCGGTTGCGGCGGTCGTCTTCTACCGCTCCCACCTGCTGGCCGGCGACCTCGCCCCGATCCACGCCCTGTGCGACGCGCTGGCCGCACGCAGTCTCGCCCCCCGCCCGCTGTTCGTCGCCAGCCTGAAGGAGCCGGACTGCGCCGCCTGGATGCGCGCCAGCCTGACCGCGCAGGACGCCGCGGTCGTCGTCAACACCACCGCCTTCTCCGCCGCACGCGAGGACGGCTCGCCGCTGGAGGCCAACGGCAGCCCGGTCCTGCAGGCCATCCTCTCCACCACTCCCGAAGCCGGCTGGCAGGCCTCATCGCGCGGGCTGGGTCCGTCCGATCTCGCGATGAACGTCGTGCTGCCGGAGATGGACGGCCGCATCATCGCCCGCGCGATCGCCTTCAAGGCGGCGGGGGAGCCGGACCCCGACCTGCAATTCGCCGCCCCGGCCCTGCGCCCGATCCCCGGCCGGGTGGATTTCACCGCCGACCTCGCGGCGAGCTGGGTCCGCCTGTCCCGAACCGCTCGGGCGGAGCGGCGGCTGGCGCTGGTGCTGTCCGATTATCCGGGGCCGGGCGGCGGCATCGGCCATGCCGTCGGCCTCGACAGCCCGGCCAGCACCGTGGCGATGCTCCGCCGCCTGTCCGCCGAGGGCTACAGCCTGTCCGCCATCCCGGACACCTTCTTGGATGGGGGCGCCGCGCTGATGGCCGCCCTTACCGCCGCGCCGACCCCGACCCTGTCGCTGGCCGACTACCGCCGCCTCGCCCCGCCGGACCTGCGCGCCCGCATCGCCGAGACCTGGGGCGAGCCGGCCGCCGATCCCGCCTGCCGCGACGGCGCTTTCGCCTTCCGCGTCCTGTCCTGCGGCAATGCCGTGGTGACGGTGCAGCCCAGCCGCGGCCACGGTTCCCTGACCACCGCCCAGCACCACGATCCAGACACCCCGCCCAGCCACGGCTATCTCGCCTTTTACCTGTGGCTGCGCCATGTCGTGGACATCCATGCCCTGGTGCAGATCGGCGCCCACGGCACGCTGGAATGGCTGCCGGGCAAGGCGGTGGCGCTGTCGGCCGATTGCTGGCCGGAGATTGTCGGCGGCGCCCTGCCGACCCTCTATCCCTTCATCGTCAACAACCCCGGCGAGGGCGTGCAGGCGCGCCGCCGCCTGGGCGCCGTGCTGGTCGGCCATCTGACCCCGCCGCCGGTGGACTCCGGCCTCTACGGCGAGCTCGCCGCGCTGGAAAACGCCATCGACGAGTATTCGCAGGCGACCGGGCTCGACCCGCGGCGGCTGGGCATGCTGCGCGAGACGATCCTCGACCTCGCCTGGAAATCCGGCGTCGCCGCCGACTGCAACCTGCGGCCCGACGACGATCCCGACGCCATCCTGTCGCGGCTGGACGCCCATCTCTGCGACATCAAGGAATTGCAGATCCGCGACGGACTGCATGTCTTCGGCCACAGCCCGACCGGCGAGCGCCGCGACCGTCTGACCGCCGCCGTCGCCCGCTCCGCCGATCCGGCCATGGTCGCCGCCGCGGTGGACGCCTGCGGCGAGGCGGAAATGCGGGCATTGCTCGACGGGCTGGACGGCCGCTTCGTCCGCCCCGGCCCCGGCGGTTCGCCGGCCCGCGGGCGGGCGGACACGCTGCCGACCGGGCGTAACCTCTATGCCCTCGACCCGCGCGGGGTGCCGACGCCGACCGCCTGGACGCTGGGCTGGCAGGCGGCGGACGCGCTGATCACCCGCTATCTCCAGGACCATGGCGATTGGCCGCGCCGGCTGGTGGTGGATTGCTGGGGCACCCCGGCCATGCGCACCGGCGGCGACGAGCTGGCCCAGGCGCTGGCCCTGCTCGGCGTCCGTCCGATCTGGGAGAACGGCTCCGGCCGGGTCACGGGATACGAGATCATGCCGGCCGGCGTGCTCGGCCGGCCGCGGGTCGATGTGACGCTTCGCATCTCCGGCCTGTTCCGCGATGTCTTCCCGCAGCAGATCGCCCTGTTCGACCAAGCGGTGCGCGCCGTCGCCGGGCTGGACGAGCCGGACGACACCAACCCGCTTGCCGCCACCGCGCGGGCCGAGGAACGGCACCTCGCGGCATCCGGCGCCGACGCGGCGGACGCCCGCCGCTGGGCCACCGCGCGCATCTTCGGCGCCGCCCCCGGCATCTACGGCACCGCGCTGTCCGGCATGATCGCGCGCGGCGACTGGACCGCAAGGGCCGATTTCGGCGCCGCCTATCTGGAGGGGGGCTGTCACGCCTATGGCGCCGGGATGGAGGGGGTGCCGCTGCCCGCCCTGTTCCGCCGCCGTGTCGGCGGCGCCGACGCCCTGGTCCACCACCAGGACCAGCGGGAGCATGACGTGCTGTCGACCGACGGCTTCATGCAGTTCGAGGGCGGTTTCGCGGCGGCGGCGGCGCTGGAGGACTCCGAACCGGCGCTCTACCACCTCGACAGCGCCGATCCGGGCAAGCTCGCCGTCCGTACGCTGGCGGAGGAGATCGCCCGCACCCTGCGCGGCCGGGCGGCCAACCCGCTCTGGATCCGGGGCATGATGCGCCACGGCTATCGCGGCGCTGCCGAGCTGGCGGCCGGCGTCGATACGCTCTTCGCCTTCGCCGCCACCACCGACGCCGTACGCCCCGCCCATTTCGACCTGCTGTACGACGCGTACATCGAGGATTCCGAGGTGTGGGACTTCCTGTCGCATGCCAACCCGGCGGCTGCCCGGCACATTGTGGCACGCATGAGCGAGGCGCTCGACCGCGGCCTGTGGCACCCCCGCCGCAATTCCACCGCGGAGGATCTGCGGCGCCTCCGGGAGACCGCCGCATGA
- the cobW gene encoding cobalamin biosynthesis protein CobW, whose product MSAQPKTAVGKVPATVITGFLGAGKTTLIRSLLEQAEGRRLALIINEFGDVGIDGDILRACGNPTCTEDDVIELANGCLCCTVADDFVPAIEKLLARPEPPEHIVIETSGLALPKPLVQAFHWPAIKTRVTVDGVIAVVDAAAAAEGRFAPDPAALEAQRGAAGTVDHETPIEEVFEDQLLCADLIVVNKTDLVDAVDLARVEDLIRGALSHTVGRDAKLVRASQGAVDPLVLLGVGAAVEDDLASRPSHHDEEEGHDHDDFTSFVVELPPQPDPAALAMTLEKVAGLHGVLRLKGFIDVPGKPMRLLVQGVGTRIQTHYDRLWKPGEERRSRLVVIGESGLDRDAVTGAVVG is encoded by the coding sequence ATGTCCGCCCAACCCAAGACAGCCGTCGGCAAGGTGCCGGCGACCGTCATCACCGGCTTCCTCGGCGCCGGCAAGACCACGCTGATCCGCAGCCTGCTGGAACAGGCCGAAGGCCGCCGGCTGGCGCTGATCATCAACGAGTTCGGCGATGTCGGCATCGACGGCGACATCCTGCGCGCCTGCGGCAACCCGACCTGCACCGAGGACGACGTGATCGAGCTGGCGAACGGCTGCCTGTGCTGCACCGTCGCCGACGATTTCGTCCCGGCCATCGAAAAGCTGCTGGCCCGGCCGGAGCCGCCCGAGCATATCGTGATCGAAACCAGCGGCCTGGCCCTGCCGAAACCGCTGGTCCAGGCCTTCCATTGGCCGGCGATCAAGACCCGCGTCACCGTGGACGGCGTCATCGCCGTGGTGGATGCCGCCGCCGCCGCCGAGGGCCGCTTCGCCCCCGATCCCGCGGCGCTGGAGGCCCAGCGCGGCGCCGCCGGAACCGTCGACCACGAAACGCCGATCGAAGAGGTGTTCGAGGACCAGCTGCTCTGCGCCGACCTGATCGTCGTCAACAAGACCGATCTGGTCGACGCCGTCGACCTCGCCCGCGTCGAGGATCTGATCCGCGGCGCCCTCTCGCATACGGTCGGCCGCGACGCCAAGCTGGTCCGCGCCTCCCAGGGGGCCGTCGATCCGCTGGTGCTGCTGGGCGTCGGAGCGGCGGTGGAGGACGACCTCGCCAGCCGTCCCAGCCACCATGACGAGGAAGAGGGCCACGACCACGACGACTTCACCAGCTTCGTGGTGGAACTGCCGCCGCAGCCCGATCCCGCCGCTCTGGCGATGACCCTGGAGAAGGTCGCCGGCCTGCATGGCGTGCTGCGCCTGAAGGGCTTCATCGACGTGCCCGGCAAGCCGATGCGCCTGCTGGTCCAGGGCGTCGGCACCCGCATCCAGACCCATTACGACCGCCTGTGGAAGCCCGGCGAGGAGCGCCGCAGCCGTCTGGTGGTGATCGGCGAGAGCGGGCTGGACCGGGACGCCGTGACCGGGGCGGTTGTCGGGTAA
- a CDS encoding CbtA family protein: MDLIRRLFTAALVAGVLSGTAASVVQQATTVPLILEAEKYEVVTPPSAPAGAATESHQHGPVREVGEGVPATLGEAVQRMGLTIVSNLLTGVAYALLLSAAMLLAGRPVDARRGLVWGAGGFVAMSLAPSFGLPPELPGMAGADLELRQLWWLAAASGAGVGMAALAFSRNRFVITAAVLAAALPHLVGAPHPESAEGAVPPELAAHFVTAALGASALFWAILGAACGWLMSGLVGETDSRPALRPQPGAR, encoded by the coding sequence ATGGATCTGATCCGGCGGCTGTTCACAGCCGCTTTGGTCGCGGGCGTGCTTTCCGGCACGGCCGCTTCCGTCGTTCAGCAGGCGACGACCGTCCCGCTGATCCTCGAAGCCGAGAAATACGAGGTGGTGACTCCGCCTTCCGCCCCCGCCGGTGCTGCCACGGAATCTCACCAGCATGGCCCCGTCCGCGAGGTCGGCGAAGGCGTGCCCGCCACGCTGGGCGAGGCGGTGCAGCGCATGGGCCTGACCATCGTCTCCAACCTGCTGACCGGCGTGGCCTATGCGCTGCTGCTGTCGGCCGCGATGCTGCTGGCCGGTCGGCCTGTCGATGCGCGGCGCGGGCTGGTGTGGGGGGCAGGCGGTTTCGTCGCCATGTCGCTGGCGCCCTCCTTCGGCCTGCCGCCTGAACTGCCGGGCATGGCCGGCGCCGATCTGGAGCTGCGCCAGCTCTGGTGGCTGGCCGCGGCGAGCGGGGCCGGCGTCGGCATGGCGGCGCTCGCCTTCTCCCGCAACCGCTTCGTCATCACCGCCGCCGTCCTTGCCGCCGCCCTGCCCCATCTGGTCGGCGCCCCCCACCCCGAAAGCGCCGAGGGCGCCGTCCCGCCGGAACTCGCCGCCCATTTCGTCACCGCCGCGCTGGGCGCTTCCGCCCTGTTCTGGGCGATCCTGGGCGCGGCCTGCGGCTGGCTGATGAGCGGACTGGTCGGCGAGACCGATTCCCGCCCAGCCCTGCGGCCCCAGCCCGGCGCGCGTTAA
- a CDS encoding CbtB domain-containing protein: MATRFLHTAAGSATRSAAQTATAAFAAILLGSFLLYGVGFAQPQQIHDAAHDARHSFAFPCH, translated from the coding sequence ATGGCCACCCGTTTCCTCCACACTGCCGCCGGTTCCGCGACCCGCAGCGCCGCCCAGACCGCGACCGCCGCCTTCGCCGCGATCCTGCTGGGCAGCTTCCTGCTGTACGGCGTCGGCTTCGCCCAGCCGCAGCAGATCCACGACGCGGCCCACGACGCCCGCCATTCCTTCGCGTTCCCCTGCCACTAA
- a CDS encoding ABC transporter ATP-binding protein encodes MNAAPNDDIILEARNLTKEFKGFVAVKEVNLQVKRGTIHALIGPNGAGKSTVFNLLTKFLTPTRGQILYKGKDITRTKPADIALMGMVRSFQISAVFPHLSVLENVRVALQRPLGTSFHFWKSEATLYELHDRALELIEAVNLTPWANHLAAELPYGRKRALEIATTLALDPEVMLLDEPLAGMGHEDIEGTAALIKRVAADRTVLMVEHNLSVVAHLSDTITVLRRGEILAEGPYEVVSKNPQVMEAYMGTGHA; translated from the coding sequence ATGAACGCCGCACCGAACGACGACATCATCCTGGAAGCGCGCAATCTGACGAAGGAGTTCAAGGGTTTCGTGGCGGTGAAGGAGGTGAACCTGCAAGTGAAGCGGGGCACCATCCATGCGCTGATCGGCCCGAACGGCGCCGGCAAGAGCACGGTGTTCAACCTTCTGACCAAGTTCCTGACACCCACGCGCGGCCAGATCCTCTACAAGGGCAAGGACATCACCCGCACCAAGCCGGCCGACATCGCGCTGATGGGGATGGTCCGCTCCTTCCAGATCTCGGCCGTCTTCCCGCATCTGAGCGTGCTGGAGAATGTCCGCGTGGCGCTGCAGCGGCCGCTCGGCACCAGCTTCCATTTCTGGAAGTCCGAAGCGACGCTCTACGAGCTGCACGACCGGGCGCTGGAACTGATCGAGGCGGTGAACCTCACCCCCTGGGCCAACCATTTGGCGGCCGAGCTGCCCTACGGCCGCAAGCGCGCCCTGGAGATCGCCACCACGCTGGCGCTCGACCCGGAGGTGATGCTGCTGGACGAACCGCTGGCCGGCATGGGCCATGAGGACATCGAGGGCACCGCGGCGCTGATCAAGCGCGTCGCCGCCGACCGCACCGTTCTGATGGTTGAGCACAACCTGTCGGTCGTCGCCCATCTGTCGGACACCATCACCGTCCTGCGCCGCGGCGAGATCCTGGCGGAGGGGCCGTACGAGGTCGTCTCCAAGAACCCGCAGGTGATGGAAGCATATATGGGGACCGGACATGCCTGA